One segment of Carya illinoinensis cultivar Pawnee chromosome 1, C.illinoinensisPawnee_v1, whole genome shotgun sequence DNA contains the following:
- the LOC122291505 gene encoding protein YIPF1 homolog: protein MDESYTSLPTSHLLGSVPAAINEEKNASNYEVPGANMQIFPPNNGGERGKGYQTLGSPPEGFEQQPENGWKGVFSISSYTQYFNVDTDIVLNRLMSSLYPIGGDFFSKIDANPDLYGLIWISTTLVFVLAAFGNCATYLMEKHSDSTTSWNFDVSYVNLAAGSVYGYAIVVPVAFYFLLQYLGSNASLVRFWCLWGYSLSVFVLASFLLLIPVEFLRWIIIILAGTASACFVALNLRSYTAGSDLSLMVVAAFFLQLALAIFIKVWFFP from the exons ATGGACGAGTCCTACACAAGCCTCCCCACCAGTCATCTGCTTGGCTCGGTTCCT GCTGCGATCAACGAAGAAAAGAATGCTTCAAACTATGAGG TCCCTGGAGCAAATATGCAAATATTCCCTCCCAATAACGGAGGAGAAAGAGGGAAGGGTTATCAAACTCTTGGAAGTCCACCTG AAGGATTTGAGCAACAACCGGAAAATGGCTGGAAAGGGGTGTTTAGTATCTCATCAtacacacaatatttcaatGTCGATACAGACATTGTCTTAAACAGACTGATGAGTTCTTTGTATCCCATTGGCGGAGACTTTTTTAGCAAGATTGATGCTAACCCTGACCT ATATGGGCTTATCTGGATATCCACTACATTGGTATTTGTGCTTGCTGCTTTTGGAAATTGTGCCACCTACCTCATGGAGAAACACAGTGACAGCACTACTTCATGGAACTTTGATGTGAGCTACGTAAATTTGGCAGCAGGTTCAGTCTATGGCTATGCAATTGTGGTGCCAGTGGCATTTTACTTCTTGCTCCAGTATCTAGGTTCAAATGCCAGCCTTGTTCGATTTTGGTGCTTGTGGGGAtattctctctctgtctttGTTCTGGCCTCG TTTCTGTTGCTCATCCCGGTCGAGTTTCTTCGGTGGATCATTATAATTCTTGCTGGTACTGCCTCAGCATGCTTTGTAGCCCTGAATCTCAGGTCGTATACAGCTGGAAGTGATCTTTCGTTGATGGTGGTTGCTGCATTTTTCTTGCAATTGGCTTTGGCAATCTTCATCAAGGTCTGGTTCTTCCCATAA